The sequence CAAGCCTCCTTCGTGCGATGCATCAGCCACTATTGCCGCAGCCAGGTCATGCGCCTCAGCGACCCAGTCATCTGGAACCGCTTCCACATCGTACGCTGCGGCATTGACCCCGATCTCTACGCTCCGCGCCCCGACCCCGGCAACGCCGTTCCCCGGCTCCTCTGCGTCGGAAGGCTTGTACCTGCCAAAGGCCAGCACATTCTGCTCGAAGCCTGCGCCATCCTTAAACGTCAAGGCACCCCCTTCCATCTCACGTTGACCGGCGACGGGCCTGATCGCGCTTCGCTCGAACAGCATTCCCGCACATGGGGTATTCAGGAACTCGTCACCTTCACTGGCGCGCTCGGACAGGACAACGTCCGCCTGCTTTACGACCAGGCCGACATCTTCGTGCTTGCAAGCTTCGCCGAAGGCGTTCCGGTAGTGCTCATGGAAGCCATGGCCAAGGAAATACCCGTCATCTCCACACGAATCACCGGCATCCCCGAGCTCATCGACCATCAGCACGACGGCCTGCTTGCCATACCCGGCGACCCCGTAGACCTCGCACTGCAGCTCACCATGCTGCTTGCCGACCCGACACTGCGCCGACAATACGGTAGGGTCGGCCGTCAGAAAGTGATCGAACGATACAATCAGCACCGAAACAACGCTCGACTCGGCGAACACTTCAGGAACCAGTACAGCAACCCATGAGTACCATGAACAGCATCATCGCCATCATCATCTCCCTGCTCTCGCTGCCGGCACTCTACCTCCTGCTGACAACCATAGCAGCCTACCTCTTCAAAAAAAAAGAAAATGCGCCGAACAGCTTCCTCAATATCGGCGTGCTCATCCCGGCCCATAACGAAGAAGAAGGCATCGCACGCACGGTCAGAAACGTACTTGCATGCGACTACCCGGCAAACCGTCGCTACATCTTCGTCATCGCCGACAACTGCACCGACAGCACCGCCGAAACCGCCCGCAATGCCGGAGCCACAGTATGCGAACGTACCGACGAGATCAACCGGGGCAAAGGCCAGGCGCTCGACTGGTTCCTCAGAAAACAGAAAAACATTTACAAAGACACCGATGCCATCACCATCATCGACGCAGACGTAAACCCCGACACCGGCTATCTCCGCGAAATCAGCCTCTCCCTCAGCCAACTCGACACACAAGCCATCCAGGCCTACAACGGCGTCAGCAACCCAAAATCCGGATGGCGTCCAGGACTTATCGACGCAGCCTTCAACGTATTCAACCACCTCCGCATGGCGGGCTCCTGTCAGCTCAGCGGTACCTGCGTGCTCAAAGGCAACGGCATGGCATTCCGCACCGCCCTGCTCCAGCGCACAGGATGGCCCTGCCACTCCATCGTCGAAGACATGGAATTCAGTCTTCGACTGCTCCAGGAAGAAATCGACGTCCACTACAATCCCGACGCCATCATCCGCAGTGAAATGGTCACCAGCGGCAATAACGCCACCAGCCAACGCAGCCGATGGGAAGGCGGACGGTTCACCCTTGTCCGGCAAATGGCCGGCCCACTCCTCAAGCTCTTCCTTACAACAGGCCGATCCAGCTACCTCATCGCGCTCACCGAACTCGCCCTGCCGCCGCTCTCGCTGCTCGTCCTGCTCTTCGCCATCGGCACAGCAGCCGCTCTGCTCATCGGAAACCCGACACAGCAACTCATCACACTCTCATGGTGGGCAATACTCATCATCTACGTGGCATCAGGACAGATCCAGCGAAAAGCTCCACTTTCCACATGGGCCGTACTCCTCGCCGCACCGCTCTACATTCTCTGGAAAATCCCCATCTACGCAGCCATGCTGCTCCGAAAAAAAAGCACCTCCTGGGTACGCACCACAAGAGAGCACAACAAAACCAACTGACGCAATGGTAACGAAACAAAAAAAACGCAACATCCCGGTCGATACCCTCCGGGGTCTCGCCTGCATTATGCTCGTTGCCTGCCACGTCATCGGCCTCACCCCCGAAACCGGCCTCAGGCTTCACGAAGGAACGCTCAAAGAAGCAAACGCGCTCCTTGCCTGTATACGCATGCCCCTCTTCACCTTCCTCTCCGGGCTCGTATACGCATGGCGACCCTTCAGCGGCGACTGGAAACCCTTCATCAACGGCAAAATCCGCCGCCTCATCATACCCATGCTCGTCATCGGCACCACATTTGCCCTCTTCCAGGCCTTCACACCCGGCACGAACCACCAGGAACCTTCGCCTATCGCACTGCTCCTCACAAAAGCCGAATCGAAACCCCTCGCCGCAATCGTCAACGACTCCTGCGCCATCTACCTCTTCCACGTCTTCTTCACCGCAGCATCGAGAATCATCCCCATAAAAACCGGCCTCACCAACATCTGGGGACTATTCATCGCAGGCACCATTGCCAGCATCGCTGGCTCAATCATCATCGAACTCCTCGCAAATAAACACAAAACCACCAGAGCGCTCCTCCTCGGCAGAAGCTGAAAACAAAAAAAGCCCCAAAGGGACAAACAAGCAAAAACACACTCTTCCCCGATCCAAAAATATCGGAAGCGGACGCCCGGAAGTCAGAATTCTCGACCTCCCCAATGCGAAGCGAGCAAATCTGCGGGACGGCAAGATGGCTGGATAGCTCGATGGCTGGATGGCAAGACAGCCAACATCGTTTTCCGCTCACAGCCCACCGCTCACGACCCACAATCCCCACCGGCTACCGACTTCCAGCCAACCGCCCACAATCTTCAGCCCACAATCTACCCCCGATCCTCCCGGTTTTCATCGGTGCGCTCGGAGCGTCCCCCTTTTATGCAAAAAAAAAGCCTGCAGACTATTCCGTCTGCAGGCTTATCAAAAAAAACACCGGTTCTCTTACTTCCGCTTCTTTTTATGACCGGTAAAATAAGAAGGTTCGCTTTTTGAATCCGATTTCGGCTTGTAACCTGTCCGCTTGCCTGTGCCCGCATAGCCGCTCTGGGAACGCTCTTCGGACTTCGTAAGGCGCAGCTGACGTCCGCACACCCTCACCTTGCGCATTTCATGGAACACTTCGTTCGGCATGCCTGCCGGCAGCTCCACGGTGCTGTAGGTATCGTTTACGGTAATTCTTCCGACCGCTTCCGGATCGAGACCGACCTCGTTGAGAATCGCTCCAAGAATATTGCCCGGTTTCACGCCATGCGTACTGCCAACCTCGATGCGGTAGCTCTCCCGTCTTTCGTCGGAATACAGACCATCCCTTTTCGGGCTTCTCGAAGCGCCCCGATCCCTTTCCGAACGGTCGCGGCTATCCGGACGATCACGCCCCTCCTGACGAGCCGGTCTCTCAGGTTTCGAAGAGAGCAAAAGCGGAGTTTCGCCCTGAAACATCGAAGCGAGAGCTGCCGCGGCCTCGAGCTCCGTAACATCATGCTCACGGCAATACTGTTCAAGAAGTCTTGTGTAAAACTCCAGATCCTCGGCAGCAATGGTATCGGTAATACGCTGCTTGAACTTTGCAACCCGTTTATCGTTGATAATCTCCGTCGAAGGAAGCTCCATCAGTTCGATCCGTTTCCGGGTCGCCTTTTCGATGGCATAGAGCATATTTTTCTCTCTCGGAGAAACGAACAGAATAGCTTCGCCGCTTCTTCCGGCACGCCCTGTACGCCCTATCCGGTGAACGTACGACTCAGTATCCGAAGGTATATCGTAATTGATTACATGACTGATGCGATCGACATCCAGTCCTCTTGCAGCCACATCGGTAGCGATAACGATGCTCAGCGAGCCATCCTTGAGCTGATCCACCGTCCGCTCCCTCTGATTCTGCGCCATATCGCCGTTCAGCGCCGAAGCGGCATATCCCCTTGCCTGCAGTTTTTCGGCAAGTTCGAGCGTCATGGTTTTCGTACGGACAAAAATAAGAATGCCGTCAAACGGCTCGAATTCCAGAATCCTGGTCAGCACATCGAGCTTATGGCTTCCGCCGACAATCCAGTACCGTTGACGAATGGTCTCGACCGTGGTTGTTTTATTCTGAATGATGACTTCAGCGGGGCTCTTGAGATGTTTCTGGGCAATACGGCGAATCGGAGCAGGCATGGTTGCCGAAAAAAGAGCGACCTGGCGGGATTCCGGGGTCTGATCGAGTATCCACTCGACATCATCGATAAAGCCCATGCGAAGCATCTCGTCTGCCTCGTCAAGCACCAGACACTGCAAAGAACTCAATGAGAGGGAACCGCGGCGCATATGATCCATTACGCGACCCGGAGTACCCACAACCACATGCACGCCCCTCTTCAGCATGCGCAGCTGCGTTCCGTAATCCTGACCACCATAGATCGGCACCACATGAAACCCTTTCAGATACTCGGCATAACGGTGAAACGCCTCGGCAACCTGAATGGCCAGCTCCCTTGTCGGAGTCAGCACCAGCGCCTGGGGTTCGGTTTTCGAAAGCACGATGTTGGAAAGCACCGGAAGCGCGAAAGCCGCGGTCTTGCCGGTACCCGTCTGTGCCTGACCGAGAACGTCCCGGCCTTCGAGAAGTAACGGAATGGTTTGAGCCTGAATTGGAGTAGGCTTTTCGTACCCGACCTCTTCAAGAGCTCTGAGCAACGGTTCAGCAAGCTCTAAATTGCTGAAATTCAAAATGGATGGCTGTTCTTCAATCATACTGTCCTTTTCCTGTAATAAATTATTAACAATGCTTGAAAGCATTCACGGAAGTGGCAGCAATGCAGGAAAGGAATAATCTGAAGGAGAGTTTTGCCAGTCAGGAAAAAAATCCTTGCAAACAGGTAGACAGTAACGATCTGTAGAAAAGCAGAAATATGGACACCTGATCTTTCTTAGCATCTTCACCACGCGGTCAAATGCGAATTTATATATACGAATTAATCAGGTCAATAACGAATGTTATTTCTTTCTGAAAACCGGCGTTCCTTCATCTCCCCTCTCCCCCGGCAGGTTCCGCAGCCGCATCGCTCTCTTCGCATACTCTTCAGCCTCCTTCTGCCTCCCTGATTTCAGATACATGCCGGACATATTTTCGAGCACCTGAGCTGCATCAAAGCGATTGCCCCCGACACGCTTTTCCGACACGGCAAGAGATTTTCTGAACAAAGCCTCTGCCGCAGCATAATCGCCCTTCGCTTCATAAATAAGGGCAAGCGAATTCAATGCCGCTCCGGTATTGCGGTGTCCCGGCGGAAAATGCTTTTCCGTTATGGCCAGAGATCGTTTCATCAGCCGCTCCGCATCGTCAAACCGCTGCAACAGCCTTTTGACCGAAGCGAGACTCTGAAGAGTAAGGGCAACCTCGGCATGATCGGGACCAAATGCCCTCTCCTGAACATCGAGCCCGCGCTGAAAAAGCAGTTCCGCCTCCGTATATCGCTGCTGCACCAGAGAAATCATGGCAAGTCCGTTGAGCGAAACGGCAACATCGGGATGAAACTGACCCCTGACTCTCTCATTGATCATGAGCGCACGCTGAAAAAGCTGAACCGCCATATCGTAATATCCGGTCTGATTGTACAAAGCCGCCATATTAAGAAGAATCGGAGCGGATGAAGCCCCCGTACCATCGAGCTTTTCGCGGATCGACAATGCCCGGACGTAATACATCATGGCGATATCGCTCTTCCCCTGACGATTGTACAGATTTCCCATGGCAGCAAGCGTTTCCGCAACGCCTTCGCCCTCCGGACCCTCGGTTTTTTCCCTGAGCGCAAGAGCTTTCCGGTAATACTCATCCGCCCTGGACTCCGAGCCATCGGCGGCATGAAGCAAACCGAGACTGTACAGAATACCGGCTGTAACCGAATAATCCTGCGCAGGCATTTTTTCGCTGATAGCAAGCGCCCGCAGATAGAAAGGCATCGCCTGCCGGTACTTTTTTTCCGCCAGATAGATATCGGCAATCAGAACAAGCGACGGTAATTCAGTTGACGAATTCAAACCCGACCTCTTTCGGGAAAGAAAAAGTGCCTGATTGGCGACAGGAAGAGCCCGATCGTAACTCCCCTGCCGATAATACAGCAACGCTGCGGCAGAAAGGCTGTCGCTCCGGCTTCCAGCCGTCGAAACCGTTTTCTGCTGCGGCACAGGCTTAAGCTGAAGAGATTGCAACGCCGGTTGTCCGGAAACCGGCCTGCCCGGACCACTTTTAAGCAAAACCGAATCGGCGGGAAGCCTGCCCGGCAGCGGCTGACTATCAACAAGCTCCATCTTCGGCTTCTCCCTGTCACCTCCTGCAATCGCTGAGGCTGTCTTAAGGCTGTCGCTATACTGCTTCTTGCGAGCCGAACGGTTTGTGACCGATGAACGATTCCGTTTCATGCGGATAGCATTCAGGCTGTCAAGGGTCCGCTCATGCGCTAAAACAAGACGCACACTGTCACGATACCGCACCATTGCCGACTCGCGCCTCAGACTGTTCTGAATACGCAGTGTCCTGGCTGCAGTTTCAAGACTGTCGAGCACTTTCTTTTCAGCAGCTCTCTTCATTTGCTTAAGAACCTCTGCCCGCTTCAGAGCAGCAACCCTCAAGCTGTCACGAACCTGTTTTTTCCTCGAAACCCTTGCAGAACGCCCTTTTCCATCCGTTTCACTCTGCTCTGCATTCGCGCTGACCTTTGCGGGAGAGCGAATGGGAACGCTGTCCAGAACCCGTTCGGGCGGCAAAACAAGCGAAGGCGGGGGCGAATCCATTCCCGAGGGTTCCCAAACCGCCTGCTGCGCCTCATTTTGCGACTTCAGCAGAACCGATCCTCCTGAAACGGCGCCGGACTGCACCGTTCCGTCCTGCTGCACTTCAGCGGAAAAAAGCGGAAACGAAAACAAAACAATAGCGGCAAGAACGCCGAAAAACACAACGCATCTGTTCAATGCCGAAAAAAACGCCCTGATTTCATGCATGATCACCCTCAAAAAAATCTGCAGTTTTCTGGTGCTGTCATAGTGAACTCATAACAACAGGCAGAAATTATCAATTCCCGGACCCGGAAACGCGCCGTATCCTGCAAAGGCTAAAAAACCCCGTCCATACCGACCATATCTGGGCAACAGATCTTCCGGAGCGATCCGCCGGACATCATGGAAACGACAGGAACAGCAAATTCGCCCCGAAACCGCCGCAGAGGCCAAAGCCCGTCGGGGGCCTGAAGCTCGAAACATACTCTTCGGAAACAATGTCGATCAGAAAAAAAAGATACCGCTCAATCTTCGGTATTCCGCTCTTTCCGGATTCGGGAAGGAATATTGAAAAGCTGACTGGTCAATACGGGGATAAAAAACACCGCCACCGTTACTGCGGAAGTCAGCACATCGGCTTCATGGCCTCCGAGAAACCTGCTCAGCGGCGCATCGGGATAAAAATGCTCGAACACCGAAAACGACAGCTTCACGCCGAGAATACCCAATACGATAAACGCACAGGTCTCCAGAAACGGGTACTCCTCCATCAGGCGAACAAAGCCCTGGGCAACGAAACGCATGGCAAGAATGCCGATAAAAACACCGAGCCAGATAAGCACGATATTGTCGCTGAACGCCACTGCGGCAAACACATTATCAATCGAAAAGGCAAGATCCATAACCTCGATAAGAATCACGGTTGACCAGAACGCACCAAGCGAACCAACCGTCACCCGGTAAAACCAGTTATCCGTTTTATCGAAATAATCGTCTCCCGTATCGGCAGTCTTCCGGCCCTGCCACCAGTTGAACACCAGATAAAGCAGATAAAACCCTCCGAAAGGCTTCAGCCACCATATCTTCACCAGTGCTGCGGCAAAAAGCAGGCAGAGCCCCCTGAACAGATAGGCGCCAATAATGCCGTAACGCAAAGCCGCCGAACGCTGTTTCGGCGGCAGATCCATCACCATGGTCGCAAGAACCGCAGCATTATCGACAGAGAGCAGGCTCTCGATCAGAATGAGATTCAGCACTATCAGAAGCGAGGGAACCGGATTATCGGCTATCTGGCGAACCAGTTCATAAAGCGAAGAAAAATCCATACGCTTCTCAAATCTGAACCTGCATGCCGATTTCGATCACCTGACCGGAAGGAAGATCGTAATACCCCGTAGCGCTGATAGCATTCCGCATCATCAGAGCATACAGCTTCTTGCGCCATACGCCCATTTTCGATTTCAGACCCGTCACGATCTTCTCGCGGCTCAAAAAGAAACTTGTCGCCTCGAGGCGGAAATGAAACCCCTTGTGATGAGCGAGCGAAAACACCTGCCTAATACTCGGCGACTCCATAAACCCGTACCGGGCCACAACCTTGTAGATGCCGTCACCGCACTTCACAACCTCGACCTTTCGGCTGTTCGGAACCCTCGGCACCCGCTCCGTACTGAAATGAAACAGGGCAACCTCCGAATGCAGAATCTTGTTATGCCGCATATTATGCAGCAGCGCAACCGGAATCACATCGGGATTGGCCGTAAGATAGACCGCCTGGCCGCTCACGCGCTGCGGCTGCTGAAGCGAAAGACTCTGTATAAACTCATCGACCGTAAGGGTACGGTCCTTGAGCTGTTTCAGCATA comes from Chlorobium limicola DSM 245 and encodes:
- a CDS encoding glycosyltransferase family 2 protein yields the protein MSTMNSIIAIIISLLSLPALYLLLTTIAAYLFKKKENAPNSFLNIGVLIPAHNEEEGIARTVRNVLACDYPANRRYIFVIADNCTDSTAETARNAGATVCERTDEINRGKGQALDWFLRKQKNIYKDTDAITIIDADVNPDTGYLREISLSLSQLDTQAIQAYNGVSNPKSGWRPGLIDAAFNVFNHLRMAGSCQLSGTCVLKGNGMAFRTALLQRTGWPCHSIVEDMEFSLRLLQEEIDVHYNPDAIIRSEMVTSGNNATSQRSRWEGGRFTLVRQMAGPLLKLFLTTGRSSYLIALTELALPPLSLLVLLFAIGTAAALLIGNPTQQLITLSWWAILIIYVASGQIQRKAPLSTWAVLLAAPLYILWKIPIYAAMLLRKKSTSWVRTTREHNKTN
- a CDS encoding glycosyltransferase family 4 protein, whose amino-acid sequence is MKKQPIAYLCSEYPAISHTFIYREIQSLRKEGFTVHTASIHKPGGLDIMTPDEQEEARNTLMVLDHSIPAIAGAHIRCLAGNPKGYLRMATAALGLLVSGPKSPLKAIAYFAEAGILLQWTRLNGIAHIHEHFANPTAIVTMLMKQYGGITYSISVHGPDIFYTVDTAMLQEKIRQASFVRCISHYCRSQVMRLSDPVIWNRFHIVRCGIDPDLYAPRPDPGNAVPRLLCVGRLVPAKGQHILLEACAILKRQGTPFHLTLTGDGPDRASLEQHSRTWGIQELVTFTGALGQDNVRLLYDQADIFVLASFAEGVPVVLMEAMAKEIPVISTRITGIPELIDHQHDGLLAIPGDPVDLALQLTMLLADPTLRRQYGRVGRQKVIERYNQHRNNARLGEHFRNQYSNP
- a CDS encoding tetratricopeptide repeat protein → MHEIRAFFSALNRCVVFFGVLAAIVLFSFPLFSAEVQQDGTVQSGAVSGGSVLLKSQNEAQQAVWEPSGMDSPPPSLVLPPERVLDSVPIRSPAKVSANAEQSETDGKGRSARVSRKKQVRDSLRVAALKRAEVLKQMKRAAEKKVLDSLETAARTLRIQNSLRRESAMVRYRDSVRLVLAHERTLDSLNAIRMKRNRSSVTNRSARKKQYSDSLKTASAIAGGDREKPKMELVDSQPLPGRLPADSVLLKSGPGRPVSGQPALQSLQLKPVPQQKTVSTAGSRSDSLSAAALLYYRQGSYDRALPVANQALFLSRKRSGLNSSTELPSLVLIADIYLAEKKYRQAMPFYLRALAISEKMPAQDYSVTAGILYSLGLLHAADGSESRADEYYRKALALREKTEGPEGEGVAETLAAMGNLYNRQGKSDIAMMYYVRALSIREKLDGTGASSAPILLNMAALYNQTGYYDMAVQLFQRALMINERVRGQFHPDVAVSLNGLAMISLVQQRYTEAELLFQRGLDVQERAFGPDHAEVALTLQSLASVKRLLQRFDDAERLMKRSLAITEKHFPPGHRNTGAALNSLALIYEAKGDYAAAEALFRKSLAVSEKRVGGNRFDAAQVLENMSGMYLKSGRQKEAEEYAKRAMRLRNLPGERGDEGTPVFRKK
- a CDS encoding DEAD/DEAH box helicase, with product MIEEQPSILNFSNLELAEPLLRALEEVGYEKPTPIQAQTIPLLLEGRDVLGQAQTGTGKTAAFALPVLSNIVLSKTEPQALVLTPTRELAIQVAEAFHRYAEYLKGFHVVPIYGGQDYGTQLRMLKRGVHVVVGTPGRVMDHMRRGSLSLSSLQCLVLDEADEMLRMGFIDDVEWILDQTPESRQVALFSATMPAPIRRIAQKHLKSPAEVIIQNKTTTVETIRQRYWIVGGSHKLDVLTRILEFEPFDGILIFVRTKTMTLELAEKLQARGYAASALNGDMAQNQRERTVDQLKDGSLSIVIATDVAARGLDVDRISHVINYDIPSDTESYVHRIGRTGRAGRSGEAILFVSPREKNMLYAIEKATRKRIELMELPSTEIINDKRVAKFKQRITDTIAAEDLEFYTRLLEQYCREHDVTELEAAAALASMFQGETPLLLSSKPERPARQEGRDRPDSRDRSERDRGASRSPKRDGLYSDERRESYRIEVGSTHGVKPGNILGAILNEVGLDPEAVGRITVNDTYSTVELPAGMPNEVFHEMRKVRVCGRQLRLTKSEERSQSGYAGTGKRTGYKPKSDSKSEPSYFTGHKKKRK
- a CDS encoding acyltransferase family protein, which translates into the protein MVTKQKKRNIPVDTLRGLACIMLVACHVIGLTPETGLRLHEGTLKEANALLACIRMPLFTFLSGLVYAWRPFSGDWKPFINGKIRRLIIPMLVIGTTFALFQAFTPGTNHQEPSPIALLLTKAESKPLAAIVNDSCAIYLFHVFFTAASRIIPIKTGLTNIWGLFIAGTIASIAGSIIIELLANKHKTTRALLLGRS
- a CDS encoding TerC family protein produces the protein MDFSSLYELVRQIADNPVPSLLIVLNLILIESLLSVDNAAVLATMVMDLPPKQRSAALRYGIIGAYLFRGLCLLFAAALVKIWWLKPFGGFYLLYLVFNWWQGRKTADTGDDYFDKTDNWFYRVTVGSLGAFWSTVILIEVMDLAFSIDNVFAAVAFSDNIVLIWLGVFIGILAMRFVAQGFVRLMEEYPFLETCAFIVLGILGVKLSFSVFEHFYPDAPLSRFLGGHEADVLTSAVTVAVFFIPVLTSQLFNIPSRIRKERNTED